One Papaver somniferum cultivar HN1 chromosome 10, ASM357369v1, whole genome shotgun sequence genomic window carries:
- the LOC113317269 gene encoding 40S ribosomal protein S21-like, with product MMNEEGQNMDLYIPRKCSATNRIITAKDHASVQLNIGHLNESGIYTNQFSTFALSGFVRAQGDADSAVDRLWQKKKVEEKQQ from the exons ATGATGAACGAAGAAGGACAGAATATGGATCTTTACATCCCTAGGAAATG TTCTGCAACAAATAGGATCATTACCGCAAAAGATCATGCTTCTGTTCAGCTCAATATTGGACATCTTAATGAGAGTGGCATTTACACTAACCAATTCAGCACCTTTGCACTCTCTGGTTTCGTCAGAGCTCAG GGAGATGCAGATAGTGCAGTAGACCGTCTTTGGCAAAAGAAGAAAGTTGAAGAGAAGCAGCAGTAA
- the LOC113319095 gene encoding protein LOW PSII ACCUMULATION 1, chloroplastic-like, which yields MAMAALALQQHLFKLSKRNSWVPQRNCLKPIKISKVSLISCSSSETTTTNTAESCVNLGLSLFSKGRVKDALSQFETALTLDPTPIECQAALYNKACCHAYRGEGKKAAECLRTCLREYQLKFGTILNDPDLASFRALPEFKELQEEARLGGEDIGYSFRRDLKLISEVQAPFRGVRKFFYVAFAAAAGISTFFTVPRLIRAIQGGDGAPDLLETAGNGAINIGGFAILVALFIWDSKKEEEQLAQITRDETLSRLPLRLSTSRIVELMQLRDNARPVILAGKKETVSLAIQRAERFRMELLKRGVILVPVIFGEGKKPQIEKKGFGGSAKASTSLPSIGDDFESRAQSISAKSRLKAEVRFKAEVVSPTEWERWIRDQQKSEGVTPGEDVYIILRLDGRVRRSGRGMPDWEQIVNELPQMDALLSKLEK from the exons ATGGCTATGGCTGCTCTTGCACTGCAGCAGCATTTGTTCAAACTTTCAAAACGTAATTCATGGGTTCCTCAAAGGAACTGTCTGAAACCCATTAAGATTAGTAAAGTTAGTTTGATTTCTTGTTCATCTTCTGAGACTACGACAACAAACACTGCAGAGTCTTGTGTTAACTTGGGTCTATCTCTCTTTTCTAAAGGAAGA GTAAAGGACGCCCTTTCTCAGTTTGAGACAGCACTTACTTTAGATCCAACCCCAATAGAATGTCAAGCTGCACTGTATAACAAAGCCTGCTGCCATGCGTACCG AGGggaaggaaagaaagcagcagagTGTTTGAGAACTTGTTTAAGGGAATATCAACTCAAATTTGGAACGATTCTCAATGATCCAGATTTGGCATCCTTCAGAGCTTTGCCTGAATTCAAAGAATTGCAAGAAGAG GCTAGGCTAGGTGGGGAGGACATTGGATATAGTTTCAGGAGAGATCTTAAGCTCATCAGTGAAGTTCAAGCACCATTTCGTGGGGTCAGGAAATTCTTTTACGTGGCCTTTGCTGCAGCTGCTGGAATTTCAACCTTCTTTACTGTACCTAGGCTTATTCGTGCAATTCAAGGTGGTGATGGTGCTCCTGATCTCTTGGAAACTGCCGGAAATGGTGCCATAAATATTGGAG GTTTCGCTATACTGGTGGCATTATTTATATGGGACAGCAAGAAGGAAGAGGAGCAGCTTGCGCAAATAACTCGTGATGAAACTCTATCAAGATTGCCTTTGCGTCTTTCAACCAGTCGGATTGTTGAACTCATGCAGCTGCGAGACAACGCTAGGCCG GTTATCCTGGCTGGGAAAAAGGAGACCGTTTCTCTTGCCATTCAAAGGGCCGAACGTTTCAGAATGGAACTCCTTAAACGAGGAGTGATTTTGGTCCCTGTCATATTTGGAGAAGGTAAAAAGCCGCAAATCGAAAAGAAAGGCTTTGGTGGTTCTGCAAAGGCTTCTACATCTCTTCCTTCTATTGGG GATGATTTTGAGAGTCGAGCTCAGTCAATATCTGCCAAGTCACGGTTGAAAGCAGAAGTCAGATTCAAGGCTGAGGTTGTCTCGCCCACTGAATGGGAAAG GTGGATTCGTGATCAACAAAAGTCTGAAGGTGTTACACCTGGTGAAGATGTGTATATAATATTACGGTTAGATGGTCGTGTTCGAAGATCAGGAAGG
- the LOC113319656 gene encoding desiccation-related protein PCC13-62-like, which translates to MTTIISNSFLSAFFLLILSSLNFVPLGVSNPPPTCGPVFPPDAVAVYAEDIHFLQFALNLEYLEAEYFLFGALGYGLDQVAQELAMGGPPPKGAKKANLDDLAKRLIEEFGYQEVGHLRVIKSTVGGYPRPLLDLSASNFAAIMDNAFGHHLEPPFDPYANSVNYMLSSYLIPYVGLTGYVGMNPFLNGYKTKRLLGGLLGVESGQDAVIRMYLYERSQELVHPYNYTVAEFTTQISKLRNNLGRCGIKEEGVIVPTNLGAENLTTSNVLSAMSDSKSYGRTPAEILRIVYGTGNEHVPGGFLPNGGDGKIARQLLVPPPYY; encoded by the exons ATGACTACTATAATCTCAAATTCCTTTCTCTCAGCTTTCTTCTTGCTCATACTTTCGAGCTTGAACTTTGTACCTCTTGGTGTATCAAACCCGCCTCCAACTTGTGGACCAGTTTTTCCTCCAGATGCTGTTGCAGTTTACGCTGAAGACATTCATTTTTTGCAATTTGCATTGAATCTAGAATACTTAGAAGCTGAATACTTTTTATTTGGAGCGTTGGGCTATGGTCTTGATCAGGTTGCGCAAGAATTAGCCATGGGTGGACCACCACCCAAGGGAGCCAAGAAAGCTAACCTTGATGATCTTGCAAAACGTCTTATCGAGGAGTTTGGATATCAGGAAGTTGGTCATctaag GGTTATTAAGTCAACAGTTGGAGGATATCCACGGCCGTTGTTGGATTTAAGTGCGTCTAATTTTGCAGCCATTATGGACAATGCATTCGGACACCATTTGGAGCCTCCATTTGATCCATATGCAAACAGCGTCAATTACATGTTGAGTTCGTACTTAATTCCATACGTTGGACTCACCGGCTATGTCGGTATGAATCCATTCCTTAACGGGTACAAAACTAAAAGG TTGCTAGGAGGCTTGTTAGGAGTTGAATCAGGCCAAGACGCGGTCATAAGGATGTACCTATACGAGAGGAGCCAAGAACTAGTGCACCCATACAACTACACTGTCGCCGAATTCACAACACAAATTTCAAAGCTGAGGAATAATTTGGGGAGGTGCGGAATCAAAGAAGAAGGCGTCATTGTACCAACGAACCTAGGAGCAGAGAATCTAACAACCAGCAATGTCTTATCAGCAATGTCTGATTCTAAATCTTATGGCCGAACACCGGCTGAAATTTTGAGAATTGTATATGGAACTGGAAACGAACATGTTCCGGGTGGGTTCCTCCCGAACGGAGGAGATGGAAAGATTGCAAGACAGCTTCTAGTTCCGCCACCTTATTATTAA